The following proteins are co-located in the Streptomyces sp. NBC_00435 genome:
- a CDS encoding TrmH family RNA methyltransferase — MSEQRGQAGDAGDTERQWREAAAGEDLVLLDGFHALKHALRFGARVRIAVADEPDAVRDLARELAPDVEAEVVRLVRHAPLKGLLTRVHPTGVAALAVRPDRADGRARLEARPRTAPIVVLDNPRNLGNVGAVVRLAAGFGATGVVTRGDLDPWHPNVVRAGAGLHYATTVDQVELGTLPPGPLYALDPEGEDIRALTLPDDALLAFGSERHGISPELRARADHLVSLPMRPQVSSYNLATSVAMALFHWGGPRPADLPAD; from the coding sequence ATGAGTGAGCAGCGCGGGCAGGCCGGGGACGCCGGGGACACCGAACGGCAGTGGCGGGAGGCGGCCGCGGGGGAGGACCTCGTACTCCTCGACGGGTTCCACGCGCTGAAGCACGCCCTGCGCTTCGGGGCGCGGGTGCGCATCGCCGTCGCCGACGAGCCGGACGCCGTACGGGACCTCGCGCGCGAGCTGGCTCCGGATGTGGAGGCGGAGGTGGTCCGGCTGGTGCGGCACGCTCCGCTGAAGGGACTGCTGACCCGGGTGCACCCCACCGGGGTGGCGGCCCTCGCGGTCCGGCCCGACCGGGCCGACGGGCGGGCCCGGCTCGAGGCGCGGCCCAGGACGGCCCCGATCGTCGTCCTGGACAACCCCCGCAACCTCGGCAACGTCGGCGCCGTCGTCCGGCTCGCCGCCGGATTCGGAGCCACCGGTGTCGTCACCCGCGGAGACCTCGATCCCTGGCACCCCAACGTGGTCCGCGCCGGAGCGGGTCTGCACTACGCCACCACCGTGGACCAGGTGGAACTCGGCACCCTGCCGCCAGGCCCGCTGTACGCGCTCGACCCGGAGGGCGAGGACATCCGTGCCCTCACCCTCCCGGACGACGCCCTGCTGGCCTTCGGCTCCGAACGCCACGGCATCTCGCCCGAGCTGCGCGCCCGCGCCGATCACCTGGTGTCCCTTCCGATGCGCCCGCAGGTCTCCAGCTACAACCTGGCCACCAGCGTGGCCATGGCCCTCTTCCACTGGGGCGGGCCCCGGCCGGCGGACCTGCCGGCCGACTAG
- the paaN gene encoding phenylacetic acid degradation protein PaaN — MAAEPTVPQLSAKHRPTLDQALATIRSRAYWSPHPEHPKAYGENAGADGLAAFEALRGTRLDLGQPGTDDWTGAETSPYGVELGVEYPHVDPDVLLPAMRAGMGAWRDAGPETRALVCIEILARISARTHEFAHAVMHTSGQAFMMAFQAGGPHAQDRGLEAVAYAYEEQTRVPGQADWSKPQGKKDPLELGKTFTAVPRGISLMIGCNTFPTWNGYPGIFASLATGNPVLVKPHPRAVLPLALTVQVARKVLADSGFDPNLVALAVERPGEGIAKELALRPEIKVIDYTGSTEFGEWLETNARQAQVYTEKAGVNTVVLDSTDNYKGMLSNLAFSLSLYSGQMCTTPQNLLIPRDGIETDAGHKTYDEVVSDLAGSVGGLLGDDARANALLGALVNPDVKARLEAAAGLGEVALASREVAHPEFPGAVVRTPVMVKLDSAKPDDSAPYLSECFGPVSFAVAVDSTASALDLLRRTVREKGAMTVGAYTTSADTERAIEEVCLEESAQLSLNLTGGVYVNQTAAFSDFHGSGGNPAANAALCDGAFVSNRFRVVEVRRQG, encoded by the coding sequence ATGGCCGCCGAGCCCACCGTCCCCCAGCTGTCCGCCAAGCACCGGCCCACCCTGGACCAGGCACTGGCCACGATCCGCAGCCGCGCCTACTGGTCCCCGCATCCCGAGCACCCCAAGGCGTACGGCGAGAACGCCGGGGCCGACGGCCTCGCCGCCTTCGAGGCGCTGCGCGGCACCCGGCTCGACCTCGGGCAGCCCGGCACCGACGACTGGACGGGAGCCGAGACCTCCCCGTACGGCGTGGAGCTCGGCGTCGAGTACCCGCACGTCGACCCGGACGTGCTGCTGCCCGCGATGCGGGCCGGCATGGGTGCCTGGCGGGACGCCGGGCCCGAGACGCGCGCCCTGGTCTGTATCGAGATCCTGGCCCGGATCTCGGCGCGGACGCACGAGTTCGCGCACGCGGTCATGCACACCAGCGGCCAGGCCTTCATGATGGCCTTCCAGGCCGGCGGCCCGCACGCGCAGGACCGCGGCCTGGAGGCCGTGGCCTATGCGTACGAGGAGCAGACCCGCGTCCCGGGGCAGGCCGACTGGTCGAAGCCGCAGGGCAAGAAGGACCCCCTGGAGTTGGGCAAGACCTTCACCGCCGTGCCGCGCGGAATCTCCCTGATGATCGGCTGCAACACCTTCCCCACCTGGAACGGCTATCCGGGGATCTTCGCCTCCCTCGCCACGGGCAACCCGGTGCTGGTCAAGCCGCACCCGCGCGCCGTGCTCCCGCTGGCGCTCACCGTCCAGGTGGCCCGCAAGGTGCTGGCGGACTCCGGCTTCGACCCGAACCTGGTGGCGCTGGCCGTGGAGCGACCGGGCGAGGGCATCGCCAAGGAACTCGCCCTCCGCCCCGAGATCAAGGTCATCGACTACACCGGGTCCACCGAGTTCGGCGAATGGCTGGAGACCAACGCCCGTCAGGCGCAGGTCTACACGGAGAAGGCCGGCGTCAACACCGTCGTCCTGGACTCCACCGACAACTACAAGGGGATGCTGTCCAACCTGGCCTTCTCGCTGTCCCTGTACAGCGGCCAGATGTGCACCACCCCGCAGAACCTGCTGATCCCCCGCGACGGCATCGAGACCGACGCCGGGCACAAGACGTACGACGAGGTCGTCTCGGACCTCGCGGGCTCGGTCGGCGGCCTGCTCGGCGACGACGCGCGGGCCAACGCCCTGCTCGGCGCGCTGGTCAACCCCGACGTCAAGGCCCGGCTGGAGGCCGCGGCCGGGCTCGGCGAGGTCGCGCTGGCCTCCCGCGAGGTGGCTCACCCGGAGTTCCCGGGCGCGGTGGTGCGCACGCCGGTCATGGTGAAGCTGGACTCCGCCAAGCCCGACGACTCCGCCCCCTACCTCTCGGAGTGCTTCGGCCCGGTCTCCTTCGCGGTGGCGGTCGACTCCACGGCGAGCGCCCTCGACCTGCTGCGGCGCACCGTCCGTGAGAAGGGCGCGATGACGGTCGGGGCGTACACCACGTCCGCGGACACCGAGCGGGCCATCGAGGAGGTCTGCCTGGAGGAGTCGGCGCAGCTCTCCCTGAACCTGACGGGCGGGGTCTATGTGAACCAGACCGCGGCCTTCTCCGACTTCCACGGCTCGGGCGGGAACCCGGCGGCGAACGCCGCGCTGTGCGACGGCGCGTTCGTGTCCAACCGCTTCCGCGTGGTGGAGGTCCGCCGCCAGGGCTAG
- a CDS encoding alpha-ketoacid dehydrogenase subunit beta, translating to MTTVAAKPATMAQALGRAMRDAMAEDPSVHVMGEDVGTLGGVFRITDGLAKEFGEDRCTDTPLAEAGILGAAVGMAMYGLRPVVEMQFDAFAYPAFEQLISHVAKMRNRTRGAMPLPITIRVPYGGGIGGVEHHSDSSEAYYVATPGLTVVTPATVEDAYGLLRASIASDDPVVFLEPKRLYWSKADWSPEAPAAVPGIGKALVRRSGTSATLITYGPSLPVCMEAAEAAREEGWDLEVVDLRSLVPFDEETVVASVRRTGRAVVVHESGGFGGPGAEIAARVTERCFHHLEAPVLRVTGFDIPYPPPMLEKHHLPGVDRILDTVARLQWEN from the coding sequence ATGACCACGGTGGCGGCGAAGCCGGCGACCATGGCGCAGGCCCTGGGCCGGGCGATGCGCGACGCGATGGCCGAGGACCCGAGCGTCCACGTGATGGGTGAGGACGTCGGCACGCTCGGCGGGGTCTTCCGCATCACGGACGGGCTCGCCAAGGAGTTCGGCGAGGACCGCTGTACGGACACCCCGCTCGCGGAGGCCGGAATCCTCGGAGCGGCCGTCGGCATGGCCATGTACGGGCTGCGGCCGGTCGTGGAGATGCAGTTCGACGCGTTCGCCTACCCGGCCTTCGAGCAGCTGATCTCGCACGTGGCGAAGATGCGCAACCGCACCCGGGGAGCCATGCCGCTCCCGATCACGATCCGCGTGCCGTACGGCGGCGGCATCGGCGGTGTGGAGCACCACAGCGACTCCTCCGAGGCGTACTACGTGGCCACCCCGGGGCTCACCGTCGTGACCCCGGCGACGGTCGAGGACGCCTACGGGCTGCTGCGCGCCTCGATAGCCAGCGACGACCCGGTGGTGTTCCTGGAGCCGAAGCGGCTGTACTGGTCCAAGGCCGACTGGTCCCCGGAAGCCCCCGCCGCGGTCCCCGGGATCGGCAAGGCCCTCGTCCGGCGCAGCGGTACGAGCGCGACCCTGATCACCTACGGGCCCTCCCTGCCGGTGTGCATGGAGGCGGCCGAGGCGGCGCGCGAGGAGGGCTGGGACCTCGAGGTCGTGGACCTGCGCTCGCTGGTCCCCTTCGACGAGGAGACCGTCGTGGCCTCCGTACGCCGGACCGGGCGCGCGGTGGTGGTCCACGAGTCGGGCGGCTTCGGCGGTCCCGGCGCGGAGATCGCCGCCCGCGTCACGGAGCGGTGCTTCCACCATCTGGAGGCGCCGGTGCTCCGTGTGACCGGGTTCGACATCCCGTACCCGCCGCCGATGCTGGAGAAGCACCACCTGCCCGGCGTGGACCGGATCCTGGACACCGTGGCTCGTCTGCAGTGGGAGAACTGA
- a CDS encoding 3-hydroxyacyl-CoA dehydrogenase, with protein MTAIERSRTVAVVGAGTMGQGIAQVALLAGHRVLIYDINAVLAADAVGFVQDRVDRMAAKGRLDRAEAEDAIGRIGSAAELSGLAGAALVVEAVVEDVTVKRALFAALEEVVSPDALLATNTSSLSVTELAAGLSHPGRFLGLHFFNPAPLLPLVEVVSGFATDPDAAGRAYATVLGWGKTPVRCADTPGFIVNRIARPFYAEAFAVYEEQGADPATIDAVLRESGGFKMGPFALTDLIGQDVNEAVTRSVWESFFRSPKFTPSLAQRRLVQSGRLGRKSGHGWYPYGPDAKVPAPHTAGPEDAPAKVTVVGDLGPAAALLDLLEEAGIEVVATEHGGPYIQLPGEGQLVLADGKTAIEFADVVYFDLAFDYRDAARIALSVSEDTSERTLSEAVGLFQKLGKKVSVIGDVPGMIVARTVAMLIDLTADAVARAVAGAEDIDTAMRLGVNYPMGPAEWHDRLGRDWAYDLLHHLDERCPGGRYAPSLALYKLGYAAGDETDGDGTDGTDGTDGTDGTDEAYEAGETE; from the coding sequence ATGACAGCAATCGAGCGGTCCCGCACAGTGGCGGTCGTCGGCGCCGGCACTATGGGACAGGGCATCGCCCAGGTCGCCCTTCTCGCAGGTCACCGCGTGCTGATCTACGACATCAACGCCGTGCTGGCCGCCGACGCGGTCGGGTTCGTGCAGGACCGCGTCGATCGGATGGCCGCGAAGGGCCGACTGGATCGTGCCGAGGCCGAGGACGCCATCGGCCGGATCGGTTCGGCGGCCGAACTGTCCGGGCTGGCCGGCGCGGCCCTCGTCGTGGAGGCGGTCGTCGAGGACGTCACCGTCAAGCGCGCGCTGTTCGCGGCACTCGAAGAAGTGGTTTCGCCGGACGCGCTGCTGGCCACCAACACCTCCTCCCTCTCCGTCACCGAGCTCGCCGCCGGCCTCTCGCACCCGGGCCGCTTCCTTGGCCTGCACTTCTTCAACCCGGCGCCGCTGCTCCCGCTGGTCGAGGTGGTCTCCGGGTTCGCGACCGACCCGGATGCCGCCGGCCGCGCGTACGCCACCGTCCTGGGCTGGGGCAAGACACCGGTGCGCTGCGCCGACACCCCGGGGTTCATCGTCAACCGGATCGCCCGGCCCTTCTACGCCGAGGCCTTCGCGGTGTACGAGGAGCAGGGCGCCGACCCGGCCACCATCGACGCCGTGCTCCGCGAGAGCGGCGGCTTCAAGATGGGCCCCTTCGCGCTGACCGACCTGATCGGCCAGGACGTCAACGAGGCCGTCACCCGCTCCGTGTGGGAGTCCTTCTTCCGCAGCCCCAAGTTCACCCCGTCCCTCGCGCAGCGCCGGCTGGTCCAGTCGGGCCGCCTCGGCCGCAAATCGGGCCACGGCTGGTACCCGTACGGCCCGGACGCGAAGGTCCCGGCCCCGCACACGGCCGGCCCCGAGGACGCGCCCGCGAAGGTGACCGTCGTCGGTGACCTCGGACCGGCCGCAGCCCTCCTCGACCTCCTGGAGGAGGCGGGGATCGAGGTCGTCGCCACCGAGCACGGGGGCCCGTACATCCAGCTCCCGGGCGAGGGGCAGCTGGTGCTCGCCGACGGCAAGACCGCGATCGAGTTCGCCGACGTCGTCTACTTCGACCTGGCCTTCGACTACCGCGACGCCGCCCGGATCGCGCTCTCCGTCAGTGAGGACACGAGCGAGCGGACGCTTTCCGAGGCCGTCGGACTGTTCCAGAAGCTCGGCAAGAAGGTCTCCGTCATCGGTGACGTCCCCGGGATGATCGTCGCCCGTACGGTGGCGATGCTGATCGACCTGACCGCCGACGCCGTCGCGCGCGCAGTGGCGGGGGCCGAGGACATCGACACGGCGATGCGGCTCGGGGTCAACTACCCCATGGGCCCGGCCGAATGGCACGACCGGCTCGGCCGCGACTGGGCGTACGACCTGCTGCACCACCTCGACGAGCGCTGTCCGGGCGGGCGGTACGCGCCTTCGCTGGCCCTGTACAAGCTGGGGTACGCGGCGGGCGACGAGACGGACGGGGACGGGACGGACGGGACGGACGGGACGGACGGGACGGACGGGACGGACGAGGCGTACGAGGCGGGGGAGACGGAATGA
- a CDS encoding HTTM domain-containing protein — MVDGVRRERRTSGAGATAARASAGRALAKVSGQALGPYQSAVVRIGFAGTWLFFLLREFPHRHELYGPDGPWSWELARRLIDSNHAFTVLMWSDSALWFETVYAVAVLSAALMVLGWRTRATSVVFMVGVLSLQNRSVFMGDGGDNVIHLMAIYLLLTRCARVWSLDARRARRLGSASAGRAGPALWGVLGAVLAYGAATGRFSTGWLMVFGALWVVAALWWTVDRYEPGGEGRAVLDVLANLLHNAGMLVIVAEVCLIYATAGWYKIQGSRWQDGTALYYPLGLDYFSPWPGLSALLASSGTLVMLLSYGTVAVQVAFPFTLFNRRIKNVLLALMMLEHAGIAVLLGLPFFSLAMIAADSVFLPTAFLLWLGARGAALRGGGRRVAPDPERDPGPEPQADPEPALPSPVPR, encoded by the coding sequence GTGGTGGACGGTGTGAGGCGGGAGCGCCGGACCTCTGGCGCCGGGGCCACTGCCGCCCGGGCCTCCGCGGGCCGGGCACTGGCCAAGGTCAGCGGGCAGGCGCTGGGCCCGTACCAGAGCGCCGTGGTCCGCATCGGCTTCGCCGGCACCTGGCTGTTCTTCCTGCTGCGGGAGTTCCCGCACCGCCACGAGCTGTACGGGCCGGACGGGCCGTGGAGCTGGGAGCTGGCGCGGCGGCTGATCGACTCGAACCATGCCTTCACGGTGCTGATGTGGTCGGACTCGGCGCTCTGGTTCGAGACCGTCTACGCCGTGGCCGTGCTGTCGGCCGCCCTGATGGTGCTGGGCTGGCGTACCCGGGCCACCTCGGTGGTGTTCATGGTCGGGGTGCTGTCGCTGCAGAACCGCAGCGTCTTCATGGGCGACGGCGGGGACAACGTCATCCACCTGATGGCGATCTACCTCCTGCTGACCCGGTGCGCGCGGGTGTGGTCGCTGGACGCCCGCCGTGCCCGCCGCCTCGGCTCGGCCTCGGCCGGGCGGGCCGGCCCGGCGTTGTGGGGCGTGCTCGGCGCCGTGCTCGCGTACGGCGCCGCGACCGGGCGGTTCAGCACCGGCTGGCTGATGGTCTTCGGGGCGCTGTGGGTGGTCGCCGCGCTGTGGTGGACGGTCGACCGGTACGAGCCCGGGGGGGAGGGGCGGGCGGTCCTCGACGTGCTGGCCAACCTGCTGCACAACGCGGGGATGCTGGTGATCGTGGCGGAGGTGTGCCTGATCTACGCCACGGCCGGGTGGTACAAGATCCAGGGCTCGCGGTGGCAGGACGGCACGGCGCTGTACTACCCGCTGGGCCTGGACTACTTCAGCCCGTGGCCGGGGCTGTCGGCCCTGCTCGCGAGCAGCGGAACGCTGGTCATGCTGCTGTCGTACGGGACGGTCGCGGTCCAGGTGGCCTTCCCGTTCACGCTGTTCAACCGGCGGATCAAGAACGTGCTGCTGGCGCTGATGATGCTGGAGCACGCGGGGATCGCCGTCCTGCTGGGGCTGCCGTTCTTCTCCCTGGCGATGATCGCCGCCGACTCGGTGTTCCTGCCCACGGCCTTCCTGCTCTGGCTCGGCGCGCGGGGCGCCGCGCTGCGGGGTGGTGGGCGGCGGGTCGCTCCGGATCCGGAGCGGGATCCCGGGCCGGAGCCACAGGCGGATCCGGAGCCTGCGCTCCCCAGCCCGGTCCCGCGCTGA
- a CDS encoding DUF5819 family protein: protein MNSNEREPLEGAAPAPPRAPGIAGLSTPYRVVTALALGAVAVAACWHLALVFLHVAPSNTVSKRNARMIDGWVYPELEQNWKLFAPNPLQQNIAVEVRVEVRTNDGQLVTGNWRGLSAEDGAAIRHSLLPSHTEQNELRRAWDFFTGSHDENNKSTGERGELAEEYLRRIALDRLDPRTDADTAVGKGAHLAEGRIVRIQLRAGTTEVPAPAWSDEKVDSQTYYRELPWWTV, encoded by the coding sequence ATGAATTCGAACGAACGCGAGCCCCTCGAAGGAGCGGCTCCGGCCCCGCCGAGAGCGCCCGGAATCGCCGGTCTGTCCACCCCCTACCGGGTCGTCACAGCCCTCGCCCTGGGCGCCGTGGCGGTGGCCGCCTGCTGGCACCTGGCCCTCGTGTTCCTGCACGTGGCCCCGTCCAACACGGTGAGCAAGCGGAACGCGCGGATGATCGACGGCTGGGTCTACCCCGAGTTGGAGCAGAACTGGAAACTGTTCGCACCCAACCCGCTCCAGCAGAACATCGCCGTGGAGGTGCGCGTGGAGGTGCGCACGAACGACGGGCAGCTGGTGACCGGAAACTGGCGCGGACTCTCCGCCGAGGACGGCGCGGCCATCCGCCACAGCCTGCTGCCGAGCCACACCGAGCAGAACGAGCTCCGCCGGGCCTGGGACTTCTTCACCGGCTCCCACGACGAGAACAACAAGTCGACGGGCGAGCGCGGCGAACTGGCCGAGGAGTACCTGCGCCGCATCGCGCTGGACCGGCTGGATCCGAGGACGGACGCCGACACGGCCGTGGGCAAGGGCGCGCACCTCGCCGAGGGACGGATCGTGCGGATCCAGCTGCGCGCGGGGACGACGGAGGTCCCCGCACCCGCGTGGTCCGACGAGAAGGTCGACAGCCAGACGTACTACCGGGAGCTGCCGTGGTGGACGGTGTGA
- the paaA gene encoding 1,2-phenylacetyl-CoA epoxidase subunit PaaA: MVAVTPAVTSGAGREAGQGAGIGVTADLGTQLAAAFDAAVAADERVEPRDWMPDEYRASLVRQMAQHAHSEIIGMQPEANWITRAPSLRRKAILMAKVQDEAGHGLYLYSAAETLGTSRDALLDKLHAGKQKYSSIFNYPTLTWADVGAIGWLVDGAAITNQVPICRCSYGPYARAMVRICKEESFHQRQGYELLLALSQGTEAQHAMAQDAVNRWWWPSLMMFGPPDGESAHSAQSMVWRIKRHSNDELRQRFVDIAVPQAESLGLTLPDPDLKWNEERGHHDFGAIDWTEFWEVLKGNGPCNEERIGQRRAAHEEGAWVRDAAAAYAQKQAAGTSAAAAAASVTTGSEARV, encoded by the coding sequence ATGGTGGCAGTGACCCCGGCAGTGACCTCGGGGGCGGGGCGGGAAGCCGGGCAGGGAGCCGGGATCGGCGTGACCGCCGACCTCGGCACGCAGCTCGCGGCGGCCTTCGACGCGGCCGTGGCGGCCGACGAGCGGGTGGAACCGCGCGACTGGATGCCCGACGAGTACCGCGCCTCCCTGGTCCGCCAGATGGCCCAGCACGCCCATTCCGAGATCATCGGCATGCAGCCCGAGGCGAACTGGATCACCCGCGCGCCCTCACTGCGCCGCAAGGCGATCCTGATGGCCAAGGTCCAGGACGAGGCCGGCCACGGCCTGTACCTGTACAGCGCCGCCGAGACCCTCGGCACCAGCCGGGACGCGCTCCTCGACAAGCTCCACGCCGGGAAGCAGAAGTATTCCTCGATCTTCAACTACCCCACGCTGACCTGGGCCGACGTCGGCGCGATCGGCTGGCTCGTGGACGGCGCGGCGATCACCAACCAGGTCCCGATCTGCCGCTGCTCCTACGGGCCGTACGCGCGGGCCATGGTCCGGATCTGCAAGGAGGAGTCCTTCCACCAGCGCCAGGGGTACGAGCTGCTTCTGGCCCTCTCGCAGGGCACCGAGGCCCAGCACGCCATGGCACAGGACGCCGTGAACCGGTGGTGGTGGCCCTCGCTCATGATGTTCGGCCCGCCGGACGGGGAGTCCGCGCACTCGGCGCAGTCGATGGTCTGGCGGATCAAGCGCCACTCCAACGACGAGCTGCGCCAGCGCTTCGTGGACATCGCCGTCCCGCAGGCCGAGTCACTGGGGCTGACCCTTCCCGACCCGGACCTGAAGTGGAACGAGGAGCGCGGGCACCACGACTTCGGCGCCATCGACTGGACCGAGTTCTGGGAGGTGCTGAAGGGCAACGGCCCGTGCAACGAGGAGCGGATCGGCCAGCGCCGCGCGGCGCACGAGGAAGGCGCCTGGGTCCGCGACGCGGCCGCGGCGTACGCGCAGAAGCAGGCGGCAGGCACATCGGCGGCCGCCGCAGCAGCATCAGTGACAACGGGAAGCGAGGCGCGGGTATGA
- a CDS encoding Lrp/AsnC family transcriptional regulator — protein MTDEQMAGAGSGAGSGAGPGAGGAPGGASGSPGGPSGGPAGPPGQPGPPGQPGQPAPPRPLDPIDRSIVRLLQADGRASIRSVAEQVHVSRANAYARINRLIDDGVIRGFTARVNHERAGQGASAYITLKIVQNSWRTVREQLRELPGAAHIALVSGDFDVLFLVHTPDNRTLRELVLTRLQSIPEVLSTRTLLVFEETDLLARDPAAGPTISEDQ, from the coding sequence ATGACGGATGAACAAATGGCCGGAGCGGGTTCCGGAGCGGGTTCCGGAGCTGGCCCTGGAGCGGGGGGCGCACCGGGGGGCGCTTCCGGAAGCCCCGGCGGCCCCTCGGGAGGCCCTGCCGGACCGCCCGGACAGCCCGGACCCCCCGGACAGCCCGGACAGCCCGCCCCTCCCCGCCCCCTGGACCCCATAGACCGTTCGATCGTGCGCCTGCTCCAGGCGGACGGCCGCGCCTCGATACGATCCGTCGCCGAGCAGGTCCACGTCTCCCGGGCCAATGCCTACGCCCGCATCAACCGCCTCATCGACGACGGGGTGATCCGGGGCTTCACCGCCCGCGTCAACCACGAGCGGGCGGGCCAGGGCGCCTCCGCCTACATCACCCTGAAGATCGTCCAGAATTCCTGGCGCACGGTCCGCGAACAGCTCCGCGAGCTCCCCGGCGCCGCACACATCGCCCTGGTCAGCGGGGATTTCGACGTCCTGTTCCTGGTCCACACCCCGGACAACCGCACCCTGCGCGAGCTGGTCCTGACCCGCCTCCAGTCCATCCCGGAGGTCCTCTCCACGCGCACCCTGCTGGTCTTCGAGGAAACGGATCTCCTGGCCCGGGACCCGGCCGCGGGCCCGACGATCTCCGAGGACCAGTGA
- the pdhA gene encoding pyruvate dehydrogenase (acetyl-transferring) E1 component subunit alpha has product MTVQELPGAGASHRSTPPPAWRPRTDAAPLLPDPEPYRVLGTPAADRLDPELMRRCYAELVRGRRYNAQATALTRQGRLAVYPSTVGQEACEIAAALVLEEQDWLFPSYRDTLAAVARGLDPVQALTLLRGDWHTGYDPREHRIAPLSTPLATQLPHAVGLAHAARLRGDDVVALAMVGDGGTSEGDFHEAMNFAAVWQAPVVFLVQNNGFAISVPLAKQTAAPTLAHKAVGYGMPGRLVDGNDIAAMHEVLSEAVRRARSGGGPTMIEAVTYRIEAHTNADDATRYRGDAEVAAWKAHDPVDLLERELTARGLLDEAGIQAAKDAAETMAAALRDGMNAEPVLDPMDLFGHVYAEQTGRLREQAAMLRAELDAAEQDAAEQEEEDPS; this is encoded by the coding sequence ATGACGGTCCAAGAGCTGCCTGGTGCCGGTGCGTCCCACCGTTCCACCCCGCCGCCCGCCTGGAGGCCCCGTACGGATGCCGCCCCGCTGCTCCCGGACCCCGAGCCGTACCGGGTGCTGGGCACGCCGGCCGCCGACCGGCTCGACCCCGAGCTGATGCGCCGGTGCTACGCCGAGCTCGTGCGCGGCCGCCGCTACAACGCCCAGGCCACCGCCCTCACCCGGCAGGGCCGTCTGGCCGTATATCCCTCCACCGTCGGCCAGGAGGCGTGCGAGATCGCCGCCGCGCTGGTGCTGGAGGAGCAGGACTGGCTCTTCCCGAGCTACCGCGACACCCTCGCGGCCGTGGCGCGCGGACTGGACCCCGTACAGGCCCTGACCCTCCTGCGCGGCGACTGGCACACCGGCTACGACCCGCGCGAGCACCGGATAGCCCCGCTGTCGACCCCCCTCGCCACCCAGCTGCCGCACGCGGTCGGCCTGGCGCACGCCGCCCGGCTGCGCGGGGACGACGTGGTCGCCCTCGCCATGGTCGGCGACGGCGGCACCAGCGAGGGCGACTTCCACGAGGCCATGAACTTCGCCGCCGTCTGGCAGGCACCGGTCGTCTTCCTCGTACAGAACAACGGCTTCGCGATATCCGTCCCGCTCGCCAAGCAGACCGCCGCCCCGACCCTCGCCCACAAGGCCGTGGGGTACGGGATGCCGGGCCGCCTCGTCGACGGCAACGACATCGCCGCCATGCACGAGGTGCTGTCCGAGGCGGTCCGGCGGGCCCGCTCCGGCGGCGGCCCGACCATGATCGAGGCCGTCACGTACCGGATCGAGGCCCACACCAACGCCGACGACGCGACCCGCTACCGGGGCGATGCCGAGGTAGCGGCCTGGAAGGCGCACGACCCGGTCGACCTGCTGGAACGCGAGCTCACCGCGCGCGGACTGCTGGACGAGGCGGGTATCCAGGCCGCCAAGGACGCGGCCGAGACGATGGCGGCGGCACTGCGGGACGGGATGAACGCGGAGCCCGTGCTCGACCCGATGGACCTGTTCGGACACGTCTACGCGGAGCAGACCGGCCGGCTGCGCGAACAGGCGGCCATGCTCCGTGCCGAGCTGGACGCGGCCGAGCAGGACGCGGCAGAGCAGGAAGAGGAGGACCCGTCATGA
- a CDS encoding TetR/AcrR family transcriptional regulator has product MTTVKRDTYTPETLLSVAVQVFNERGYDGTSMEHLSKAAGISKSSIYHHVAGKEELLHRAVSRALDELFAVLGEPGAIRGRAVGRVEYVTRRTVEVLVAELPYVTLLLRVRGNTRTERWALERRREFDQQVAELLKAAAAEGDLRADVDIRLATRLLFGMVNSLVEWYRPHPGTTSDQLADAVVSMALDGLRTQR; this is encoded by the coding sequence ATGACGACGGTCAAGCGGGACACGTACACGCCCGAGACGCTGCTGTCCGTCGCCGTCCAGGTCTTCAACGAGCGCGGCTACGACGGCACCTCGATGGAGCACCTCTCCAAGGCCGCGGGCATCTCGAAGTCCTCGATCTACCACCACGTCGCGGGCAAGGAGGAGCTGCTGCACCGGGCCGTCAGCCGGGCGCTGGACGAGCTCTTCGCCGTCCTGGGGGAACCGGGGGCGATACGGGGGCGCGCGGTCGGGCGCGTGGAGTACGTCACCCGCCGCACGGTCGAGGTCCTCGTCGCGGAGCTGCCCTACGTGACGCTGCTGCTGCGCGTGCGGGGCAACACCCGCACCGAGCGCTGGGCACTGGAGCGCCGCCGCGAGTTCGACCAGCAGGTCGCGGAGCTCCTGAAGGCCGCCGCCGCCGAGGGGGACCTGCGGGCGGACGTGGACATCCGCCTCGCCACCCGCCTCCTCTTCGGCATGGTCAACTCCCTGGTCGAGTGGTACCGCCCGCATCCGGGCACCACCTCCGACCAGCTGGCGGACGCGGTGGTCAGCATGGCCCTGGACGGACTGCGCACACAGCGCTGA